Proteins encoded together in one Bacteroides zoogleoformans window:
- a CDS encoding TlpA family protein disulfide reductase produces MKKLLILKIGLVLLCFQWGEQVSAQVAFFFESLRQVKIHVTFRDSSYQTMLDKSGVGIIQVPTSLPPGYAVLYEPHSINYFYLVPGKKQSIHKYSDGHLEFDGEGKTINEYLNGKFLNTLNLSYEQPEEDFLKEWELLPERLQSHLDSLLLPENFKRLERKRLYYQACNMLQAYPLYRARKLRINRYSPQESYYRQVGKTMKEDEEAYELWEYRQAFKNRIRILAEKFTENKPLEQLRYALRYVQDSVRDSRLTDYLVHTFMYEHLRNFGAKDVEEFLPIYKKKVNNLARKAEFDKIYQQYSNLAKGRKAPDFLFPDINGKPVSLSGLSGKYVYIDVWATWCFPCRRELPLLQQLEERYREKPIHFVGISIDDDEGAWKRKVKTDNLRGIQLHADKNSTFRNDYQISLIPRFILIDPEGKIVDAKMSRPSESETVTFLDSLFY; encoded by the coding sequence ATGAAAAAACTCTTGATTCTAAAAATAGGACTTGTTCTTCTATGCTTTCAATGGGGAGAACAAGTATCCGCCCAAGTAGCTTTCTTTTTTGAGTCACTCAGGCAGGTAAAAATACACGTTACTTTCAGAGACTCATCATACCAAACAATGTTGGACAAATCGGGGGTGGGTATTATTCAAGTACCCACTTCACTGCCTCCCGGATATGCTGTTTTATATGAACCGCACAGTATTAATTACTTCTACCTTGTTCCGGGCAAAAAGCAAAGCATACATAAATACTCTGACGGTCACCTTGAATTTGATGGAGAAGGAAAAACAATTAATGAATACTTAAACGGGAAATTCCTGAACACGCTGAATTTGAGCTATGAACAGCCAGAAGAGGACTTCTTGAAAGAATGGGAACTATTGCCAGAAAGGTTACAATCTCATCTTGACTCACTTTTGTTGCCTGAGAATTTTAAACGGTTGGAACGAAAGCGTCTGTATTATCAGGCTTGCAATATGCTACAAGCTTATCCGCTTTATCGTGCAAGAAAACTGAGAATAAATAGGTATTCTCCCCAAGAAAGCTATTACCGACAAGTGGGAAAGACAATGAAAGAGGATGAGGAAGCCTATGAGTTGTGGGAATATCGGCAAGCTTTTAAGAATCGTATTCGAATATTAGCAGAAAAATTTACCGAAAACAAACCATTGGAGCAGTTGCGTTACGCATTGCGTTACGTACAAGACTCTGTGAGGGATTCCCGACTCACCGATTATTTGGTTCATACTTTCATGTACGAACACCTCAGAAATTTCGGTGCGAAGGATGTTGAAGAATTTCTGCCTATCTATAAGAAGAAAGTGAACAATCTTGCCCGAAAAGCGGAGTTTGATAAAATTTATCAGCAGTATTCGAATCTGGCAAAAGGAAGGAAAGCACCGGATTTTTTGTTTCCCGATATTAATGGCAAGCCGGTTTCCCTTTCCGGCTTATCCGGAAAATATGTTTATATAGACGTATGGGCTACATGGTGTTTTCCTTGTCGCCGGGAACTTCCTTTGCTGCAACAATTGGAGGAAAGGTATAGAGAAAAACCAATTCATTTTGTCGGTATCTCCATTGATGATGACGAGGGGGCTTGGAAGAGAAAGGTAAAAACTGATAATTTGAGAGGAATCCAGTTGCATGCCGACAAGAATTCCACATTTCGCAACGATTATCAAATCTCTCTAATACCTCGTTTTATCCTGATTGATCCGGAAGGGAAAATAGTAGATGCAAAAATGTCCAGACCTTCTGAATCAGAAACAGTAACTTTCTTGGATTCTTTATTTTATTAG
- a CDS encoding sulfurtransferase TusA family protein: MKTIDTCGQKQYSPLIPAITAMCRAPKGEKLEIIMDNAAAFNDLKEYLAEQQIGFREIYDGEQMTLQFTKHGD; this comes from the coding sequence ATGAAAACCATAGATACCTGCGGACAAAAGCAATACAGCCCCCTCATCCCGGCCATCACAGCCATGTGCCGTGCTCCGAAAGGTGAGAAGCTGGAAATCATCATGGACAATGCCGCCGCCTTCAACGATTTAAAAGAATACCTTGCCGAGCAGCAAATAGGTTTCCGCGAAATCTATGACGGCGAACAAATGACATTGCAATTTACGAAGCATGGTGATTAG
- a CDS encoding YgiQ family radical SAM protein — protein MKEYRLTDWLPTTKKETELRGWNELDVILFSGDAYVDHPSFGAAVIGRILEAEGLRVAIIPQPNWRDDLRDFKKLGLPRLFFGVSPGCMDSMVNKYTANKRLRSDDAYTPDARPDMRPEYPSIVYTQILKKLYPNVPVVLGGIEASMRRLTHYDYWQDRLRPSILVDSGADAIIYGMGEKPIVELAGRLKQRLEATGMEESETALTKDEFKQLIADIPQMVYLGKDVVTQEGDITLFSHEECLKDKRKEAANFRHIEEESNKYAASRILQKVGKQTVVVNPPYPPLTEAELDHSFDLPYTRLPHPKYKGKRIPAYDMIKFSVNLHRGCFGGCAFCTISAHQGKFIVSRSKESILKEVKALTELPDFKGYLSDLGGPSANMYRMKGRDEALCRKCKRPSCIHPRVCPNLNTDHQPLLDIYRAVDALPGIKKSFIGSGVRYDLLLHQNKDAKVNRSTEEYTRELIARHVSGRLKVAPEHTSDRVLGIMRKPSFAQFSEFKKIFDRINREEGLRQQLIPYFISSHPGCKEEDMAELAVITKRMEFHLEQVQDFTPTPMTVATEAWYTGFHPYTLEPVFSAKTQREKLAQRQFFFWYKPEERKNIINELRRIGRQDLIDKLYGNGKR, from the coding sequence ATGAAAGAGTATCGACTGACCGACTGGCTGCCTACTACCAAGAAAGAAACAGAACTGCGCGGATGGAATGAACTTGACGTCATTCTCTTCAGCGGCGATGCCTACGTAGACCATCCCTCATTCGGAGCCGCTGTCATCGGGCGCATCCTCGAAGCTGAAGGATTGCGTGTAGCTATTATCCCCCAACCAAACTGGCGCGACGACCTGCGCGACTTCAAGAAGCTGGGCCTCCCCAGACTGTTCTTCGGCGTCAGCCCCGGATGCATGGACAGCATGGTGAACAAATACACCGCCAACAAACGCCTGCGTAGTGACGATGCCTATACACCGGACGCACGCCCCGACATGCGCCCCGAATACCCCTCCATCGTATATACCCAAATACTGAAGAAGCTATATCCCAATGTCCCCGTCGTATTGGGCGGCATCGAAGCAAGCATGCGCAGACTGACGCATTATGACTACTGGCAAGACCGCCTCCGCCCCAGCATACTCGTAGACAGTGGCGCCGACGCCATCATCTACGGCATGGGAGAAAAGCCGATTGTAGAACTTGCCGGCCGGCTGAAGCAACGGTTGGAAGCAACCGGTATGGAAGAAAGCGAAACCGCTCTGACAAAAGATGAGTTCAAACAGCTTATTGCCGATATTCCACAGATGGTTTATCTGGGAAAAGATGTTGTCACGCAAGAGGGAGACATCACCCTCTTTTCTCATGAAGAATGTCTTAAAGACAAAAGGAAAGAAGCCGCCAACTTCCGCCACATCGAGGAAGAGAGCAATAAATATGCGGCCTCACGCATCCTTCAGAAAGTAGGTAAACAGACCGTCGTCGTCAACCCGCCATATCCTCCTCTGACAGAGGCCGAACTCGACCACTCTTTCGACCTGCCCTACACCCGCCTGCCGCACCCCAAGTACAAAGGCAAACGCATCCCCGCCTACGACATGATAAAGTTCTCCGTCAACCTGCACCGAGGTTGTTTCGGAGGATGCGCCTTCTGCACCATCTCAGCCCACCAAGGCAAGTTCATCGTGAGCCGCAGCAAGGAAAGTATACTGAAAGAAGTGAAAGCACTGACGGAACTGCCGGACTTCAAGGGGTACTTGAGCGACCTCGGCGGCCCGTCGGCCAACATGTACCGGATGAAAGGACGAGATGAAGCTCTTTGCAGGAAATGCAAACGTCCGTCGTGCATCCACCCGCGAGTATGCCCCAACCTGAACACCGACCATCAGCCACTGCTCGACATCTACCGGGCAGTAGACGCATTGCCCGGCATCAAGAAATCGTTCATAGGCAGCGGAGTACGCTATGATTTGCTTCTGCACCAAAACAAAGATGCCAAAGTGAACAGAAGCACTGAAGAGTATACTCGCGAACTCATAGCCCGACATGTCAGCGGCCGGCTGAAAGTTGCCCCGGAACATACGTCCGACCGTGTGCTCGGCATCATGCGCAAACCCTCATTCGCTCAATTCAGCGAATTCAAAAAGATATTCGACAGGATAAACCGTGAAGAAGGACTGCGCCAGCAACTCATCCCCTACTTCATCAGCAGCCACCCCGGATGTAAGGAAGAAGACATGGCAGAGCTTGCCGTCATCACCAAACGGATGGAGTTCCATCTGGAACAAGTGCAGGACTTCACTCCCACTCCGATGACCGTGGCCACCGAAGCGTGGTATACGGGTTTCCATCCCTACACGCTGGAACCCGTATTCAGTGCCAAAACGCAACGTGAAAAGCTGGCACAACGCCAATTCTTCTTCTGGTACAAACCGGAAGAACGAAAAAATATCATCAACGAGCTGAGACGAATAGGCAGACAAGATCTGATAGACAAACTTTACGGAAACGGGAAACGGTGA
- the mfd gene encoding transcription-repair coupling factor: MTITELQQLYAAHPNVEGMSKLLENISVRHLYCGGLCASAASLFSSALVERREAPFVFILGDLEEAGYFYHDLTQILGTERVMFFPSSFRRAIKYGQKDAANEILRTEVLGRLQKKEERLCVVTYPDALAEKVVSHQELDEKTLKLNVGERVDMDFVTEVLRSYGFSYVDYVYEPGQYAVRGSIIDVFSFSSEYPFRIDFFGDEVESIRTFEVETQLSKAKKENILIVPDLSRSLEQGGNGGMVSFLDFLQPDTVLAMRDFLWLRERIQTVYEEALSPQAIAARETEENRIVMPEDKLIDGGEFTLRALDFRRMEFGNKPTGMPDATITFDTVAQPIFHKNFDLVVDSFKEYMKNGYTLYICSDSIKQTDRIRAIFDDRGDNVSFIAVERTLHEGFSDHTLRLCIFTDHQLFDRFHKYNLKSDKARSGKVALSLKELNQFASGDYVVHTDHGVGRFAGLVRIPNGDTTQEVMKLVYQNEDVVFVSIHSLHKVSKYKGKEGEPPRLNKLGTGAWEKLKDRTKTKIKDIARDLIKLYSQRREEKGFSYSPDSFLQRELEASFIYEDTPDQSKATADVKADMESARPMDRLVCGDVGFGKTEVAVRAAFKAVADNKQVAVLVPTTVLAYQHFQTFKERLNGLPCRVEYLSRARTSAQTKAVVKGLSEGEVNILIGTHRILGKDVKFKDLGLLIIDEEQKFGVSVKEKLRQLKVNVDTLTMTATPIPRTLQFSLMGARDLSVIQTPPPNRYPIQTEVHTFNEEVIADAINFEMSRNGQVFFVNNRISNLMELKMMIERRIPDCRVCIGHGQMEPAELEKVIFDFVNYDYDVLLATTIIESGIDIPNANTIIINQAQNFGLSDLHQMRGRVGRSNKKAFCYLLAPPLSSLTSEAKRRLQAIENFSDLGSGIHIAMQDLDIRGAGNMLGAEQSGFIADLGYETYQKILSEAVHELKIDEFADLYAEELKTDGGIISGEQFVDECQVESDLELLLPADYVTGSSDRMLLYRELDGLTLDKDVEAFRYRLEDRFGPVPPETEELLRIVSLRRLAVRLGVEKVFLKGGRMSMFFVSNPDSPYFQSQAFGKMIAYMMKYTRRCDLREQNNRRSMSVKDVSTVEEAVRVLQEILTMPVEEDKA, from the coding sequence ATGACTATCACCGAACTGCAACAGCTTTATGCAGCCCATCCCAATGTAGAGGGGATGAGCAAACTACTCGAAAATATTTCTGTCCGACATTTGTATTGCGGAGGTTTATGTGCTTCTGCGGCTTCACTTTTTTCATCCGCATTGGTAGAACGGAGAGAGGCGCCGTTCGTTTTTATCCTGGGTGACTTGGAAGAGGCCGGATACTTTTACCATGACTTGACGCAGATATTGGGCACGGAACGGGTGATGTTCTTTCCATCGTCTTTTCGCCGTGCCATCAAGTATGGGCAGAAGGATGCGGCAAACGAGATTCTGCGCACGGAAGTTCTGGGTCGGTTGCAGAAGAAAGAAGAGAGGCTTTGCGTGGTCACTTATCCGGATGCTTTGGCCGAGAAGGTGGTTTCACACCAAGAATTGGACGAGAAGACCCTGAAACTGAATGTGGGCGAGCGGGTGGACATGGACTTTGTAACAGAGGTGTTGCGCAGCTATGGCTTCTCGTATGTGGATTATGTATATGAACCCGGACAATATGCCGTGCGCGGCAGCATCATCGATGTCTTTTCTTTTTCTTCAGAATATCCTTTCCGTATCGACTTCTTTGGAGACGAGGTGGAAAGCATCCGCACGTTCGAGGTGGAGACACAGCTTTCCAAAGCAAAGAAAGAGAACATACTGATTGTGCCGGACTTAAGTCGGAGCTTGGAACAAGGCGGTAACGGCGGCATGGTGTCGTTTCTTGATTTTCTCCAGCCTGATACCGTATTGGCGATGCGTGATTTCCTTTGGTTGCGCGAACGCATACAGACGGTGTATGAAGAAGCGCTCTCTCCACAAGCCATCGCTGCCCGCGAGACCGAAGAGAACAGAATCGTCATGCCGGAGGATAAGTTGATAGATGGCGGTGAGTTTACGTTGCGAGCACTTGATTTTCGTCGGATGGAGTTTGGCAATAAGCCTACCGGTATGCCGGACGCAACTATCACCTTCGATACCGTTGCACAACCCATCTTCCATAAAAACTTCGACTTGGTGGTCGATTCGTTTAAAGAGTACATGAAGAATGGCTACACCTTATATATATGTAGTGACAGTATTAAACAAACCGACCGTATTCGGGCTATCTTTGATGACCGGGGCGACAATGTTTCTTTTATTGCCGTGGAGCGTACTTTGCACGAAGGTTTTTCCGACCACACGCTGCGTCTCTGTATCTTCACTGACCACCAACTATTCGACCGCTTTCATAAGTACAATCTGAAGAGCGACAAGGCTCGTAGTGGAAAGGTAGCTCTCTCTCTGAAAGAGTTGAATCAGTTTGCTTCGGGAGATTACGTCGTACATACCGACCATGGCGTGGGACGTTTTGCCGGATTGGTGCGCATCCCCAATGGAGATACCACGCAAGAGGTGATGAAGCTGGTCTATCAGAATGAGGATGTGGTGTTTGTTTCCATCCATTCGTTGCATAAAGTCTCTAAGTATAAGGGGAAAGAGGGAGAGCCTCCCCGCCTGAATAAGCTTGGCACCGGCGCTTGGGAGAAACTAAAAGACCGCACCAAAACAAAGATTAAAGATATTGCCCGCGACCTGATTAAGCTCTATTCGCAACGTCGTGAGGAAAAAGGTTTCAGCTATAGTCCGGACAGCTTCCTGCAACGGGAGTTGGAAGCATCCTTTATCTACGAAGATACGCCCGACCAAAGCAAAGCCACCGCTGATGTAAAAGCGGATATGGAGAGCGCCCGTCCGATGGACAGGCTGGTTTGCGGTGATGTGGGCTTCGGCAAAACGGAGGTGGCGGTGCGTGCGGCCTTCAAAGCTGTGGCTGACAATAAGCAGGTGGCCGTGCTGGTTCCTACAACAGTACTGGCTTATCAGCATTTCCAGACCTTCAAGGAACGCCTGAACGGACTGCCTTGCAGGGTGGAATATTTGAGCCGTGCGCGCACTTCTGCACAGACTAAAGCTGTGGTGAAAGGGCTTTCCGAGGGAGAAGTGAACATCCTTATCGGCACTCACCGCATCTTGGGTAAAGACGTGAAATTCAAAGATCTTGGCTTGCTGATCATTGATGAGGAACAGAAGTTCGGTGTATCTGTCAAGGAAAAGCTGCGTCAGCTCAAGGTCAACGTTGATACGCTGACCATGACCGCTACACCTATTCCCCGTACTTTACAATTCTCATTGATGGGGGCACGAGATTTGAGTGTTATACAGACCCCGCCGCCCAACCGCTATCCCATTCAGACGGAAGTGCATACCTTTAACGAAGAGGTCATTGCCGATGCCATCAACTTCGAGATGAGCCGTAACGGGCAGGTGTTTTTCGTCAATAATCGCATCTCTAACCTGATGGAGCTGAAAATGATGATTGAGCGTCGTATACCCGACTGTCGTGTTTGTATCGGGCATGGACAGATGGAACCGGCAGAACTTGAGAAGGTGATATTCGACTTTGTAAACTACGATTACGATGTGCTGCTTGCCACCACCATCATAGAGAGTGGCATTGACATCCCCAACGCCAACACCATCATCATCAATCAGGCACAGAACTTCGGTTTGAGTGATTTGCATCAGATGCGGGGACGGGTGGGGCGCAGCAACAAAAAGGCTTTTTGTTACTTGCTGGCACCTCCTCTGTCTTCTCTAACGTCGGAAGCTAAACGCCGCTTGCAAGCCATTGAGAACTTTTCCGATTTGGGCAGCGGCATCCACATCGCCATGCAAGACCTCGACATCCGCGGAGCTGGCAATATGCTGGGTGCTGAGCAGAGTGGATTTATCGCCGATTTGGGCTACGAGACTTACCAGAAGATTCTTTCGGAAGCGGTACATGAACTGAAGATCGATGAGTTTGCCGACCTCTATGCCGAAGAATTGAAAACAGACGGAGGAATCATCAGTGGCGAACAGTTTGTAGATGAGTGTCAGGTGGAGAGTGATCTGGAACTGTTGTTGCCTGCCGACTATGTTACGGGCAGTAGCGATCGCATGTTGCTTTATCGCGAGTTGGACGGACTGACGCTTGATAAGGATGTGGAGGCCTTTCGTTATCGTCTCGAAGACCGCTTTGGTCCGGTTCCTCCCGAAACGGAAGAACTGTTGCGCATCGTATCGCTCCGTCGTCTTGCCGTACGTCTTGGCGTGGAGAAAGTGTTCCTGAAGGGGGGCAGGATGTCGATGTTCTTCGTATCCAATCCGGATAGCCCATACTTTCAAAGTCAGGCATTCGGCAAGATGATTGCCTATATGATGAAGTATACGCGTCGTTGCGACTTGCGCGAGCAGAACAACAGGCGTAGCATGTCGGTGAAGGACGTGAGTACCGTGGAAGAAGCTGTCCGGGTGCTTCAGGAGATTCTGACAATGCCGGTCGAAGAAGATAAAGCTTGA
- a CDS encoding polyprenol monophosphomannose synthase — protein sequence MQTSDSIVIIPTYNERENIENIIRAVFALEHGFHILVIEDGSPDGTANIVKSLQQEFPERLFMIERKGKLGLGTAYIAGFKWALQHRYEYVFEMDADFSHNPQDLPRLYQACSEEGADVAIGSRYVSGVNVVNWPMGRVLMSYFASKYVRLITALPIHDTTAGFVCYRSHVLKTIDLDSIRFKGYAFQIEMKFTAYKCGFRIKEVPVIFINRELGTSKMNSSIFGEAVFGVIRLKWSSFFRKYPANKESEKGKETERI from the coding sequence ATGCAAACATCAGACAGCATTGTTATTATCCCCACCTACAATGAACGGGAAAATATAGAAAACATCATACGTGCCGTATTTGCGCTGGAACATGGTTTTCACATTCTTGTCATCGAAGACGGTTCGCCGGACGGAACGGCTAACATTGTCAAATCATTGCAACAAGAATTTCCCGAACGTCTCTTCATGATAGAGCGTAAGGGGAAATTAGGATTGGGCACAGCCTATATAGCCGGATTCAAATGGGCTTTGCAGCATCGCTACGAATATGTGTTCGAGATGGATGCGGACTTCAGCCACAACCCGCAGGATCTGCCACGTCTCTACCAGGCTTGTTCCGAGGAGGGAGCCGATGTAGCCATCGGTTCGCGCTATGTCAGTGGAGTCAACGTGGTGAACTGGCCTATGGGACGTGTACTGATGTCTTATTTCGCCTCCAAATATGTGCGTCTCATCACTGCCCTGCCTATCCATGACACTACCGCGGGCTTTGTATGCTACCGCAGCCATGTATTGAAAACCATCGACTTGGACAGTATCCGCTTCAAGGGATACGCCTTCCAGATAGAAATGAAGTTTACCGCCTACAAATGCGGCTTCCGGATAAAAGAAGTGCCCGTCATCTTCATCAATCGCGAGCTGGGCACCTCTAAGATGAACAGCAGCATCTTCGGCGAGGCCGTCTTCGGCGTCATCCGCCTGAAGTGGAGCAGCTTCTTCCGCAAGTATCCCGCGAATAAAGAATCGGAAAAGGGAAAAGAGACAGAAAGAATATGA
- a CDS encoding dihydroorotase produces MKRTLIHNATIVNEGQSVRGSVVMENGRIAEVLTDMKPLHAPCDEIIDAAGCYLLPGIIDDHVHFRDPGLTHKADILTESRAAAAGGVTSIMDMPNTNPPTVTLDALEAKLDLLNEKCIVNHSCYFGATNSNYKDFHKLDKRRVCGVKLFMGSSTGNMLVDKINSLQHIFNGTDMLIATHCEDPAIVKENTAKYKAMYAEEDDVPIGKHPSIRSTAACYASSALAVQLARQAGARLHILHISTAKELRLFQSVPLAEKRITAEACIAHLFYSLGDYRTLGTRIKCNPAIKRKSDRDALRAAVNSGLIDVIATDHAPHLLADKEGGALKAASGMPMIQFSLVSMLQLVDEGVFTLETIVEKMCHAPAEIYRIAERGYIRQGYRADLVLVRPDTPWEVTTDKILSRCGWSPMEGRTFHWKVEKTFANGHLIYNDDTVDETYRGEELRFN; encoded by the coding sequence ATGAAAAGAACACTGATACATAACGCCACCATCGTCAACGAAGGACAATCCGTCCGGGGTTCCGTAGTCATGGAGAACGGACGCATCGCCGAAGTGCTGACTGACATGAAGCCGCTCCATGCACCTTGTGACGAGATTATAGACGCCGCGGGATGCTATCTGCTGCCAGGCATCATCGACGACCACGTACACTTCCGCGACCCGGGACTGACGCACAAAGCCGACATCCTGACCGAGAGCCGCGCGGCCGCCGCAGGAGGTGTTACCTCCATCATGGATATGCCCAACACCAATCCACCGACCGTCACCCTCGATGCATTGGAAGCCAAGCTCGACTTGCTGAACGAGAAGTGCATCGTAAACCATTCCTGCTACTTCGGCGCCACAAACAGCAACTACAAGGATTTCCACAAGCTGGACAAGCGTCGTGTTTGCGGCGTCAAGTTGTTCATGGGTTCCAGCACCGGGAACATGCTGGTGGACAAAATAAACAGCCTGCAACACATCTTCAACGGGACGGACATGCTCATTGCCACGCATTGCGAAGACCCCGCCATCGTCAAAGAGAACACAGCCAAATACAAGGCCATGTACGCCGAAGAGGATGATGTGCCCATCGGCAAACACCCGAGCATTCGCTCCACGGCGGCATGTTACGCTTCTTCCGCTCTGGCCGTGCAACTGGCCCGACAGGCAGGCGCACGGTTGCACATCCTGCACATCTCCACTGCCAAGGAGCTCCGACTGTTCCAAAGCGTCCCCCTGGCAGAAAAGCGTATCACGGCCGAAGCGTGTATCGCCCATCTCTTCTACTCCCTCGGCGACTATCGCACGCTGGGCACTCGCATCAAGTGCAACCCTGCCATCAAGAGGAAAAGCGACCGAGATGCCCTGCGTGCAGCCGTCAACTCCGGCTTGATAGACGTCATTGCCACCGACCACGCCCCGCACCTGCTTGCCGATAAAGAAGGCGGCGCACTGAAGGCTGCATCGGGCATGCCCATGATACAGTTTTCTCTTGTCAGCATGCTCCAATTGGTTGACGAAGGCGTCTTCACGCTCGAAACCATCGTGGAGAAGATGTGCCATGCCCCCGCCGAAATCTACCGCATCGCCGAACGCGGCTATATCCGCCAAGGTTATCGGGCCGACCTTGTGTTGGTACGCCCCGACACCCCATGGGAAGTAACCACCGACAAGATTCTGAGCCGATGCGGTTGGAGTCCGATGGAGGGTCGCACCTTCCACTGGAAAGTGGAAAAGACCTTCGCCAACGGACACCTTATTTATAATGACGACACCGTGGATGAAACCTACCGTGGCGAAGAACTAAGATTCAACTAA
- a CDS encoding vitamin B12 dependent-methionine synthase activation domain-containing protein: MNEPIPAPTHGVLSYRVHETASYINWIYFFHAWGFQPRFAAIADIHGCDSCRAMWLASFPEEERAKAAEAMQLFKEANRMLDRLDEAITIRCVFRLCRANADGDNLLIDGTTFPLLRQQTPHSDDSPFLCLSDFIRPLSSGIPDTIGLFASSISSEDTEKYYKDDPYKHLLVQTLSDRLAEAGTEKLHEYVRKQAWGYAPDESLSMPELLKEEYQGIRPAVGYPSLPDQSVNFLLDTLLDMKQIGITLTENGAMHPHASVCGLMLAHPASRYFAVGKIGEDQLEDYARRRGMPVKEMRKFLAANLSK, from the coding sequence ATGAACGAACCCATCCCCGCACCGACTCACGGTGTCCTCTCCTACCGTGTACACGAAACGGCTTCTTACATCAACTGGATTTACTTCTTTCACGCATGGGGATTTCAGCCACGCTTTGCTGCCATTGCCGACATTCACGGATGCGATTCCTGCCGCGCCATGTGGTTGGCCTCCTTTCCCGAAGAAGAGCGCGCCAAGGCTGCCGAAGCCATGCAGTTGTTCAAGGAAGCAAACAGAATGCTCGACCGATTGGACGAAGCAATCACCATCCGGTGCGTCTTCAGACTCTGCCGGGCCAATGCCGACGGCGACAACCTGCTGATAGACGGAACAACGTTCCCCTTGCTCCGGCAACAGACGCCACATTCCGACGACAGTCCGTTTCTCTGCCTGAGCGACTTCATACGACCGCTTTCCTCCGGCATCCCTGACACCATAGGGCTTTTTGCCTCTTCCATCAGCTCGGAGGATACCGAGAAATACTACAAAGACGACCCCTACAAACATCTCCTCGTACAGACATTGTCGGACCGGCTTGCCGAAGCCGGCACGGAGAAGTTGCACGAGTATGTGCGCAAGCAGGCATGGGGATACGCTCCCGATGAGTCCCTCTCCATGCCCGAACTATTGAAAGAGGAGTATCAAGGCATCCGTCCCGCTGTGGGCTATCCCTCACTGCCCGACCAGTCCGTCAACTTCCTGCTGGACACACTGCTCGACATGAAGCAAATCGGCATCACCCTGACCGAGAACGGCGCCATGCACCCTCATGCCTCTGTCTGCGGCTTGATGCTGGCGCATCCCGCTTCCCGCTATTTCGCCGTAGGCAAAATAGGAGAAGACCAGTTGGAAGACTATGCCCGCCGACGCGGAATGCCGGTGAAAGAAATGCGGAAATTCCTTGCGGCCAATCTCTCCAAGTAG
- a CDS encoding RNA polymerase sigma factor, translated as MENTEQEFVSMVKEYERVIYKVCYIYTTPNATLNDLYQEVVLNLWKAFPKFRKECKISTWIYRIALNTCISFIRKEKNIPEIVSLTYEVDRVEESDETQEMLRQLYRMINRLGQLEKSIILLYLEDKSYEEIAEITGLTVTNVATKLSRIKEKLRKMNKEN; from the coding sequence ATGGAAAATACAGAACAAGAGTTCGTCTCCATGGTAAAGGAGTATGAGCGTGTCATATACAAAGTGTGCTATATATACACTACGCCCAATGCCACCCTCAACGACTTGTATCAGGAAGTGGTACTCAACTTGTGGAAGGCCTTTCCTAAGTTCCGAAAAGAGTGTAAAATCTCAACTTGGATTTATCGCATCGCACTGAACACGTGCATCAGCTTTATCCGAAAAGAGAAGAACATCCCCGAAATAGTCTCTCTCACCTACGAGGTTGACCGAGTAGAGGAAAGCGACGAAACACAAGAAATGCTGAGACAACTCTATCGGATGATAAACCGACTGGGACAATTGGAGAAATCCATTATTCTGCTTTATCTGGAAGATAAAAGCTATGAAGAGATTGCCGAAATCACCGGACTAACCGTGACAAACGTTGCCACAAAACTCAGTCGAATCAAAGAAAAACTAAGAAAAATGAACAAGGAGAACTGA